One window of Cervus elaphus chromosome 6, mCerEla1.1, whole genome shotgun sequence genomic DNA carries:
- the RNF212 gene encoding probable E3 SUMO-protein ligase RNF212 isoform X3, translating to MASWVFCNRCFQPPQATSCFSLTNCGHVYCDVCLRKGKRDECLICKVACRTILLSKHTDSDIQALFMGIDSLCRKYAKETSQISEFQEKHRRRLLAFYGEKISQLEESLRKSTLRVEQLQRVRSSQQAVFSTVKTPASTPSARPNGPLFQSRDSSASERVESMEVDLTPSPRRKPEVTAGPPRISLLSPPRDGRMASPIALSTLA from the exons ATGGCCAGCTGGGTGTTCTGTAACCGCTGCTTCCAGCCGCCCCAGGCGACGTCGTGCTTCAGCCTGACCAACTGTGGCCACGTGTACTGTGACGTCTGCCTGCGCAAAG GTAAAAGGGATGAATGCTTGATTTGTAAAGTTGCATGTCGTACAATTCTACTTTCAAAACAT ACGGACTCCGACATCCAGGCGCTCTTCATGGGCATAGACAGTCTGTGCAGGAAGTATGCCAAGGAGACCTCCCAG ATCTCAGAATTTCAAGAAAAGCACAGGAGGAGACTGTTAGCCTTCTATGGAGAAAAG ATTTCTCAGTTGGAGGAGTCCCTCAGGAAGTCGACGCTGCGGGTGGAACAGCTGCAGAG GGTGAGGTCGTCACAACAAGCAGTTTTCAGCACAGTAAAAACTCCAGCTTCAA CGCCTTCAGCAAGGCCAAACGGACCTCTGTTCCAGTCCCGTGACTCATCAGCCTCTGAAAG GGTCGAGTCCATGGAAGTTGACCTCACACCCTCTCCAAGGAGAAAG CCTGAGGTCACCGCTGGCCCACCGAGGATCTCCCTGCTCAGCCCACCTCGGGATGGACGCATGG